The window CACCGACAACGATCACATCAACCGGCGCGCGGTGGGTGGCGCGCTTGCCGGCGATACCGCTGGACTCCAACGCCTGTGCCAAACCACTGCCCGCCGCCAACGTCGCAGCGGCCACAACTCCTCCGGCCAAAACCGCACGGCGAGCAGGATTGTTAAGGGTACTCTTCATCCGTCTTCTTCCCTGTCAGACGCCAGATTGCGTCTGTTGGGAAAAAGCATATGGGAGGGCGCGCCGGCTCATAAGCCACTGAAAAACGATTCGACGTTCCGTTTTTCTCGAACGAAATCAACTCGGTGGCGACGCGTGATCCGCGAGCATTTGCTCCCACACCGGTGGGCTGCCGATTTGTTCGATGAGGAAGCTGGTCAGCGCATGCAGCTTGGGCGACGCTCGCTGGGAACGCCGGTACACCGCCGAGATATTGCCGCCACGCGGGGCATAAGGCGCCAACACTTCTTTGAGTTCACCGGCCACAATCGCCTGCGCCGCCAGAAAGGTCGGCAGAATCGCCAGGCCCATGCCGGCCTTGGCGGCTTCCATGAGTTGATGGCCATTATTGGTGCGCATCCGACAGCGCACGCGGAACGATTCCAGGGTGTTGTTCACCGGCAGCGTCCACATGCCGTGGGGTTCGCGGTTCACATAGAGCATGGCAAAATGCTGGGACAACTCTTGCGGGGTTTGCGGCGTGCCGTGAGCGGCCAGGTAGTCCGGGCTCGCGCAGATGATGTGGCGGTTGGGCGTGATGGTCTTGGCGACCAGCGAGGAGTCCGGCAACTCGCCGATGCGGATGGCCGCGTCATAGCGCTCTTCGTGCAGGTTGACGTGACGGTCATCAAACTCGATATCCAGCCGCAACTCCGGGTAACGCACAGCGAAGGACGACAGGATCGGCGTCAGGTAGCGAATGCTGAAGGCCATCGGCGCAGCAAGTCGCAACACGCCGCGCAAGCTCGATTGAAACACCTGCACCGCGTCTTCGGCGTCCTCGACGTCGGCCAGAATCCGCACACAATAACGGTAAAACACATCGCCCGACTCCGTCAGCCGAGCCTGACGCCCGCGCTCCAGCAGGATGCTGCCCAGGCGTTTTTCCAGTTGCTGGATGCGCAGGCTGAC is drawn from Pseudomonas sp. 31-12 and contains these coding sequences:
- a CDS encoding LysR family transcriptional regulator, giving the protein MNKLSEMHSFVMVVDTGSISEAARRLGIAKSMVSLRIQQLEKRLGSILLERGRQARLTESGDVFYRYCVRILADVEDAEDAVQVFQSSLRGVLRLAAPMAFSIRYLTPILSSFAVRYPELRLDIEFDDRHVNLHEERYDAAIRIGELPDSSLVAKTITPNRHIICASPDYLAAHGTPQTPQELSQHFAMLYVNREPHGMWTLPVNNTLESFRVRCRMRTNNGHQLMEAAKAGMGLAILPTFLAAQAIVAGELKEVLAPYAPRGGNISAVYRRSQRASPKLHALTSFLIEQIGSPPVWEQMLADHASPPS